The Dysidea avara chromosome 11, odDysAvar1.4, whole genome shotgun sequence genome includes the window ATTGAATACTTTAATTTCTATACCTGTCGCGTTAACTGGACGGCCTCGAAGATTTTTCCGCGACACTGTTGTCCATTCCTCAACCTCTCCCTTAGCTAGCGAGGGGTTCGCCCCTTCTTTATCCGCTTTTAATGCTAAGTCTGTCATGGTGTGGTTCGATATAAATTCACACCAAAAGTTGATCTAAGAATAACTCCGAGAAAAATTCGACGAACAGCACATTGTTTACTTGCGAGTtgaataccacaatcgaaagaGTTTGCTGTAAATTCTCGTGAGACAACATGTCACTGATTCTTTCAACAGTGCGAGGTGTCTTCATCGCTACAGTTGGAGGGGGGACGGTGTATGGGAGTGTTAAGGCAGGCGTGTGGTCGACAGATGGGAGCAAATCTGCTGAAACACTACAAGAAATCCGTCAAGAAATAAAAAGTGCTAGTGGTGCCGCATTCCTTCATCATGATAAACCAGTTAGTTTATTTTTTGTTGTTATTTAAGGCGAATGTTGAGGTTTCAAATCTTATCATGGGCAGCCATGGTAACTGGAgcagtaatgcacctatcagtgtattgccccactacctcCCGCGGGAATATATGGGGATtggacacagccgaatgtcaaatgccccatagtactagtagggcaaacctatcatgTCAAATCCTcactgttggccccagttgcaacacgGGGATTTGACGCTAGCGTTGAAAGTCACAACAAAAATACTTGGGCACTTGATGAGCGATTGTCGGGGCAGCATTTTTGTGTCAATTCCCCTTGTAAAGCCGCACTTATGTCTGGGgggggggcaatacattgatacaTGTAGGTGCATACCAAAAATATAAGCATGAAGGCATTATCCCATATAGCACATTTGAATATATTTGGTGAACGGGAATACGAGGCTTATAATCGTTGCTTTGTTATGTACAAAATATGCAGGGTAAGGTGGCAGCTACTCCAGCTATTACAGATGATAAAAACACCAAGTCCAggcgttactattcagtggactggactactggactgacatatttttagtttttgcacattctatggttagATTTACGGGGTCTTGCTATGGTAAACATCCTTGGGACATCTGTAGtgcacttctaaacactgaagactgatagtggaatatgcgaaaactgtctcttaataatttcgctattgttcattatgccactatacagtacttatttcttaccctggtgtgtagcaATGCTGCAGGCcgtgcagggaatgtgacagcaataattaaccagcgatcaacttgccagtagtcaagatatccttagagcaagcttaaTCAGTATTAAATGATACCGTATCTTGTATTAATGCAAGATTAGAGTCCTTGTGATAAAAACTGCTACATGGTTGTGGGTATACTAACAACAAATGCTAAAGTTCAATTCAACATTAAGTTTGTTACTTGCAATAATAAATGTACCATATTGCCTCAAACTATGGCCGGTCCCATATCAATGCATGGTCCTGTTTAGTCACCAGGGGTATGGAGTATTATAACAGAAATAAATTCTAGGTTTGGCCGGATCTCAAATGAATGCCTAGTGTGGTCATCATAATTTCTACAATTCTGTGCAGTGTTATTAACAATGAGAAGTGAAACATTTTTATCAAGTTCTTAGTAAGTTTGAATCTGTGAAGTATGCCGAGGAAAACATCATGGAGAATAAGGTATAAGTTGATTCATGAATGATGCATGGTTACATATGTAAACACTGGGGCAGAGGAGGTTGCAATTGGACGCGTTCACGTcagctgtacattttcattggaaatTCTTCATTTCAGGACAATTTAATAAAAACTATAGTGCATTTGAAAGCCTAAATCTAACAGCGTGATAAACCCCACTGATTAGGCTGGTAAAAAAGCCAGAGTTTAAAGCGCCAATAAATAAATCATGCAAAATCTGTTATATTGGGGAGGGTAATACAGCGATCTCAGTGAAGGGTCgttgtttcattatagaaaacgtacatgacaagtctggtgaagttgtatgCATCAAATTGCAATTCATTAATTTCATCCCAAATCTAGCGTGCTTttagaaaacaaagtacattgccttgaagcttacgtgaaggATGATCTGAATATCTATCGAACCCCAGTGAACCCCATCATTTTTTAGTTTAgtattgcaactattgagggtcacgtgaaataccaaacaaaagaatgcaattaagagtAATATATTTAAGTAGCACTTAAAGCacatccaacctcctctgacgcCAGGGTAacaagttgcttgaaagaaataagtGCCCAGGTCATATACAGTGTACCATCCATTTTAACACCCACTGCCTGTGGCCTCAGAATCTACGTCATACCCAATGATATAATATACGGTACACATGTATGAGGTGCCATACACCCAAATTGTGGTATGATACACATTCTGCTGTTTGAAAATTTTGTGGGTTAATGGTGTGTGCTTAGCCAGTTTTTCTAGAAATCAAAACTGCACATAACGTACAGCATGTTTGCATCTCTGTTCAAATCGCATGGTGTAGGGCGTGAAAGTGTAGCATCATGCATAGTGGTTAGCATGATGCACTCAGCCTCTTGTGGTTATGATTAAAACTTACACTCATGCCCCACACAGGCATTACCCAATTCGATCACTGCTACAAACGTCAGTATACCATACATACCACAAGATTATGGTAAAtatattttgtttgtttttgttttattgGTTGTCACAGTATCCATGTTTCACATTTCTAGCAAACACAGCAGAAAGCACTCCAGCCCAGTGTCAGCTGGTCATTTAGTGTGTTAGAGTCAGCTAAAACAAGATGGAACAGCATGGTGTCTTCTGTGACCTCTGCCCTCATCAATGAACAGAACCAGTGGAACAAGTTGACCTCAATGACAACAGGTCAAATAAAGAGAATAAGAGAATTCGTTGAATCATCTCCCAAAGAGAAACCATCTTCTAAAGAGTAACGTACGTAGCATAACACATACACTTTCATGTATTCATTTAAAACTTcactataaataaataaatttatatGCATATattaaatttgaagaaaatataTGGTGTCATTGTAGAGATATTTGAACATCTTTCTTAGCACAAATTCTTTTCATTAGTTCATAACTTGATACTAAGATAACACTGGTCGGACTTGAGTACATTAGACGAGCAGAGAGACCCTTCACAAGAGATCGCATTCCTTCCTCTTGCCATATCTTGCTTACTGTCCCCTTAAATGTTGACGGTACTTCAAGCTGTAGAAACAAGTACAATGTGGAGTATGTAATGGGGATAAGAGTGTCTAGCTTGTACATACATTGTGATGCATTATAGTAACAAAACAAGTACAAACTGCAAGAGCACACAATATGAATTACAAGCAATAACTAGGAATTATGGCTGCTACTTATCCACTCTGGCTTGAGAACACTTTCGAATTTCCATTATCAAAGTGTACAAATTTTCCAGGTTATTAATGGACTACTTTAGTGTCTGAGCTATATGAGGTCATATTATGCACCACTTTTAGTACAATGACAGTATACACATGCTGCGAACATTGTTTGTACACATGCACGCCATGTGAGAccaacaaaatttcattataattattaggaAGTTAGTAAAGATACACAATGTTATCAAGAATGGTGATGTTAATATGTAGCTAATACTCGGGTAgggggggtaggacatgatgtcataacatgtatgatttttgtgtaatgtaattgaattccaatgataattaAATGATGAAAAACTAACGTACTAGCTACTCACATCATTGTAGATGTTGAAATCGATTGCATTTACTACTAGTGACTAAGAATATAGCAAACaataacacaggtacctgaaaatATGATcagaatttattttaaaattcattGTAAAATTGCTGGAGCTCAATGAAGCTCAACACATGAAATGGTTTCTACACTAGTGAATTACCATTTCTGACAATAAATCCAGCGATAAACTTCATAGTTTACTAGAACTATACCCTATGTtcaaaatgtacagtacgcaCATGTAACGCAATTATTGTGACAccatgtcctacctcctctgacTAATACTTATCAACTTTTACATCAATgcactgactgctatattaaaaTTCAGGGATCTAATGAATTTTTGTTAGCATCGTAGTACATGCTTTGTGTATACTGCATTTCTTTTGAAGCAACACCAAGCCAGGGGGTTCCAGCACCTGGTTATTTTCTGAATAATACAACTATCACAGAACTGTTTACCAATCAAAACACAATGCAATACGTTCTGTATGCAAGCCTACTGTTACAGTGATCGTGTTACAGTGTTTGTGTTCCACCACAATTCAAAGTCGATCCAAAAATAAGTCCTACTTGGGTCAAAAATGCTGGAAAGGAAATAAAAGACCAGGCTTTTATTTTTACACACAGGGATACAGTACTTGTCTATAACCAAGCATTTTGGTTTTTTGCATGGAAGATAGTCAATTCCACTAATTATTTTTAAGAAGCCATTATAACTGACATCATACACAATTTGTTCCACTCTTGAAGTAAATCAATACATCATATACCACAACAAAGGAACATACCACAAGCCATTCTCACTCACTTGGTATCTAGTCCTCAACACGTCCAGAGGATTTGTGAGAACAGCAGAGGACACTCCAGCACTTATTCCAGAAAAGGCATATATTAATGGCAAGGGTAGACTGTTTTGTAACTTATAGTCAACTGCGAGGTTAAAGAATGCACTGTAGAAACCCCACCACAAAGCACTGTTGGGTGCGTAAGTCACCAGTGATATCCAATAACCTCTGTAAAATCCTAATAGTCCCTCTTTTAggtatatttccttagtgatAGCAACTGTTCCTTTTAGCTTGATGTGTTTAGCAGTTGCTGCTGTGTTATGTAACACAGTACTTCTTCCAACTTGTCCCTGCATCATCAGTCTCTGTGCTATCACGTCTGATGGGACAGTAGCAGTCTGGCCTATCACTGAAGCACAAAACCCACCAACAAAACCCTTCACTTCAGATCGGTATCCCTCCATCCATGCACGCACTAGTTGGTACGAAGTGATGTACAACTGACCCGACAAAATAGAGAAACTGCTAGCTACAAATCCCTTGTATAGACCTGACACTCCTTCGTGTTTTAACACCTGGTGAAACGCGTCCAATGTGCCCGTGTACATTGACTTCCGCGACTGCATAAAAAGTCTCGTCTTTATCAAGTTGAACGGGTAAACCAGGAACCTCACTCCTATGAACAGTGATGGTGCTATCGTAAAGAACTTCAGTTTGTCTAAGTCTTTCCATTCTATCTCTCGAGCAGAATTGTCCGCGACAACAGTAACCATTTTATCCAAATAATGCCCAATATTTTACACGCCTGCGCTTACACTTTAAATACAATGATCTGTGGAAAAATGCAAAAAATGTACAATAAATTTCGGATATACATGGTCTAGCAATGCGCTGTAGCCTATATAAATGCATTGGCCTAAACTGCAAGACTGATGAAAGAGTTTCTTTTGGAAGCAAATGGGGTTGTATCTTTCCAGGTGGCAGCTAACAAATTAGCAGATTCCGCCACAGACTTGCTACAGTTAACTAGAGACTTCCACGTATTGCTGTCATTCATGTTCTCTGTGACACTCTGGACACACTCTACATAACGGACACTGCTGGATACAATGGCCATGGCactccctaataaagcagtcattggCTCTGATAATTTCTTTGTTATCTGTAAAGGCATGTTAGAATATGTTGTTGAGTCAGTTAGCTGTATTAAGGCACTCACTGACGATAGAAGTGGTTTGGAAACTATTAGACACTTACGACGACATTCTGACGAATGGGGTGTCAATGTGAAGTCCTTCAAACAATTAGCAAAACttacaaatgctgcagagatgGTGTCAACCATAAGAGAGATCTGAGTCTTATCTTCTGGTGTAAGTCCCTTAGATTCTTTTGTTTCCAAACAAGTTCTTTTGATGAGTGCCACATTTTCTGAGACTCCTGAAGAAATTTTCAGCATTTCTTCATTTGTTATTGACCCATATTCAAACTGCAGACGCTCACACGCAGCCATGATGTCTAGATCACATTTGGTCAGTAGATATCTGTCAATTGGACTGTGCATGATAGGGTCTATAATGTTAGCATATGCCATGTGTGCACTGGCTTCTGTGATGGTAACAATCTGATCTGATAAGACCTCCAGTGATCTGCACAATGATGCATGTTGCTTGTGTCTCAGATGGTGTCCAATTTGTCTGACTGTAGCAGCTAGTCCTTTGCTATTCTTTATCACAATATCTTTACACTTCTCGCAGTCGGTCGCTGTGCTAAACAGTGGCTGAATTGTGAATGTTCCTTCATCAGATCGCAGCAATAAGAGATCGGCAATCGTCTGCATCTTATTCATGGCACTGGTGCTGGCACAGGTCACAGCAGTTACTGGGATATTGAGATGGTCCAGAGAGGTCGAGGGTGTGGTTGTAGAACTTGAGAAACCAGCAGATGCCATCTTAATTGACCACTAATCCTACACCAAAGTGTGAAATGAAGTACATCAGGACTCCAGCAGAGCGGACACAAGACACATGAACCAAAACAAAGTTACACTACAATATGCACACAAGTTTACAAGCTTAAGGTGATGCTATATGCAGGCGCTAGGTATGc containing:
- the LOC136238147 gene encoding solute carrier family 25 member 44-like isoform X1 produces the protein MVTVVADNSAREIEWKDLDKLKFFTIAPSLFIGVRFLVYPFNLIKTRLFMQSRKSMYTGTLDAFHQVLKHEGVSGLYKGFVASSFSILSGQLYITSYQLVRAWMEGYRSEVKGFVGGFCASVIGQTATVPSDVIAQRLMMQGQVGRSTVLHNTAATAKHIKLKGTVAITKEIYLKEGLLGFYRGYWISLVTYAPNSALWWGFYSAFFNLAVDYKLQNSLPLPLIYAFSGISAGVSSAVLTNPLDVLRTRYQLEVPSTFKGTVSKIWQEEGMRSLVKGLSARLMYSSPTSVILVSSYELMKRICAKKDVQISLQ
- the LOC136238147 gene encoding solute carrier family 25 member 44-like isoform X2, with the protein product MVTVVADNSAREIEWKDLDKLKFFTIAPSLFIGVRFLVYPFNLIKTRLFMQSRKSMYTGTLDAFHQVLKHEGVSGLYKGFVASSFSILSGQLYITSYQLVRAWMEGYRSEVKGFVGGFCASVIGQTATVPSDVIAQRLMMQGQVGRSTVLHNTAATAKHIKLKGTVAITKEIYLKEGLLGFYRGYWISLVTYAPNSALWWGFYSAFFNLAVDYKLQNSLPLPLIYAFSGISAGVSSAVLTNPLDVLRTRYQVSENGLCLKYRQHLRGQ
- the LOC136238146 gene encoding talin rod domain-containing protein 1-like; translated protein: MASAGFSSSTTTPSTSLDHLNIPVTAVTCASTSAMNKMQTIADLLLLRSDEGTFTIQPLFSTATDCEKCKDIVIKNSKGLAATVRQIGHHLRHKQHASLCRSLEVLSDQIVTITEASAHMAYANIIDPIMHSPIDRYLLTKCDLDIMAACERLQFEYGSITNEEMLKISSGVSENVALIKRTCLETKESKGLTPEDKTQISLMVDTISAAFVSFANCLKDFTLTPHSSECRRKCLIVSKPLLSSVSALIQLTDSTTYSNMPLQITKKLSEPMTALLGSAMAIVSSSVRYVECVQSVTENMNDSNTWKSLVNCSKSVAESANLLAATWKDTTPFASKRNSFISLAV